The Megalobrama amblycephala isolate DHTTF-2021 linkage group LG13, ASM1881202v1, whole genome shotgun sequence genome contains a region encoding:
- the si:dkey-7f3.14 gene encoding apolipoprotein A-I-like, with protein MQVFLVTALLLCTGCQANLFYADEPKTQLEKLTDAFKSYVDQATRTTDETVKKIRTSQLGQDINQYTTNLKEQMDPLAKDLMTKITNGADMLKERIEVEVSTVRCALKPYLEYVTSPFQRGADYIRDLNFEDLKATLLQKSEELRESLEQSIKELQAKQDPST; from the exons ATGCAGGTTTTCCTGGTCACTGCATTGCTGTTGTGTACAG GTTGCCAAGCCAACCTATTCTATGCTGATGAGCCCAAGACACAGCTGGAAAAGCTGACTGATGCATTCAAGAGCTATGTTGACCAGGCCACACGCACCACTGATGAAACTGTCAAGAAGATTAGGACTTCCCAGCTGGGACAGGATATCAA CCAGTACACCACCAACCTGAAGGAACAAATGGATCCTTTGGCTAAAGATCTGATGACCAAAATCACTAATGGTGCTGACATGCTGAAGGAGCGCATAGAAGTGGAAGTGAGCACTGTGAGGTGTGCACTAAAGCCCTACCTTGAATATGTCACCAGTCCATTTCAACGGGGAGCGGATTACATAAGAGACCTGAATTTTGAGGACCTGAAGGCCACACTGCTCCAAAAGAGTGAGGAGCTAAGAGAGAGCCTGGAGCAGAGCATAAAGGAGCTGCAGGCTAAGCAGGACCCCTCTACCTGA
- the LOC125244108 gene encoding apolipoprotein A-I-like, whose amino-acid sequence MKVLVVLALAVFTGCQANLFYADEPKPQLEQLTDAFWSYVSKATQTAEETVKMIRSSQLGQEVNARLTQSADMASEYAVTLKKQMDPLAEELMTKITKEAEVLRERLGQDLITVRDQLEPYADNLKSQIQQRVEELRTAMVPYAESLDSETLKATLLQKSEELRGNLEQSVKELQAQLEPYTAEIKEKVDQRLQEFQKTVSPLAEDLQTQIRERAQMVQQSLTPYAEDLKEKLDPYAQDLKDQLTSLYESFIKRN is encoded by the exons ATGAAGGTTCTTGTGGTGCTTGCACTTGCTGTATTTACGG GTTGCCAGGCCAACCTATTCTACGCTGATGAGCCCAAGCCACAGCTGGAGCAGCTGACTGATGCATTCTGGAGCTATGTTTCCAAGGCAACACAAACCGCAGAGGAAACCGTCAAGATGATCAGGTCTTCCCAACTGGGACAGGAAGTCAA TGCTAGACTGACCCAGAGTGCCGACATGGCCAGCGAATATGCCGTCACCCTCAAGAAACAGATGGATCCTCTGGCTGAAGAGCTGATGACCAAAATCACCAAGGAAGCTGAAGTGTTGAGGGAGCGTTTGGGCCAGGACCTGATCACTGTGAGAGACCAGCTGGAGCCCTATGCTGACAACCTCAAGAGCCAGATCCAGCAGAGAGTGGAGGAGCTCAGGACGGCCATGGTTCCATATGCAGAATCCCTGGATTCTGAGACCCTGAAGGCCACTCTGCTCCAGAAGAGCGAGGAGCTGAGAGGAAACCTGGAGCAGAGCGTGAAGGAGCTGCAGGCTCAGCTGGAGCCCTACACTGCTGAAATCAAGGAGAAGGTTGACCAGCGTCTGCAGGAGTTCCAGAAGACCGTGAGCCCTCTGGCTGAGGATCTTCAGACCCAGATTAGAGAGAGAGCCCAGATGGTCCAGCAGAGTCTCACACCCTACGCTGAAGACCTGAAGGAAAAGCTGGACCCCTACGCACAGGACCTGAAGGACCAGCTCACCTCCCTGTACGAATCCTTCATCAAGAGAAATTAG
- the LOC125243963 gene encoding apolipoprotein A-I-like isoform X1: protein MKVLVVLALAVFTGCQANLFNADEPKPQLEQLTDAFWSYVSKATQTAEETVKMIRSSQLGQEVNARLTQSADMASEYAVTLKKQMDPLAEELMTKITKEAEVLRERLSQDLITVRDQLEPYADNLKSQIQQRVEELRTAMAPYAESLDSETLKATLLQKSEELRGNLEQSVKELQAQLEPYTAEIKEKVDQHLQEFQKTVSPLAEDLQTQIRERAQMVQQSLTPYAEDLKEKLDPYAQDLKDQLTSLYESFIKRN from the exons ATGAAGGTTCTTGTGGTGCTTGCACTTGCTGTATTTACAG GTTGCCAGGCCAACCTTTTCAATGCTGATGAGCCCAAGCCACAGCTGGAGCAGCTGACTGATGCATTCTGGAGCTATGTTTCCAAGGCAACACAAACTGCAGAGGAAACCGTCAAGATGATCAGGTCTTCCCAACTGGGACAGGAAGTCAA TGCTAGACTGACCCAGAGTGCCGACATGGCCAGCGAATATGCCGTCACCCTCAAGAAACAGATGGATCCTCTGGCTGAAGAGCTGATGACCAAAATCACCAAAGAAGCTGAAGTGTTGAGGGAGCGTTTGAGCCAGGACCTGATCACTGTGAGAGACCAGCTGGAGCCCTATGCTGACAACCTCAAGAGCCAGATCCAGCAGAGAGTGGAGGAGCTCAGGACGGCCATGGCTCCATATGCAGAATCCCTGGATTCTGAGACCCTGAAGGCCACTCTGCTCCAGAAGAGTGAGGAGCTGAGAGGAAACCTGGAGCAGAGCGTGAAGGAGCTGCAGGCTCAGCTGGAGCCCTACACTGCTGAAATCAAGGAGAAGGTTGACCAGCATCTGCAGGAGTTCCAGAAGACCGTGAGCCCTCTGGCTGAGGATCTTCAGACCCAGATTAGAGAGAGAGCCCAGATGGTCCAGCAGAGTCTCACACCCTACGCTGAAGACCTGAAGGAAAAGCTGGACCCCTACGCACAGGACCTGAAGGACCAGCTCACCTCCCTGTACGAATCCTTCATTAAGAGAAATTAG
- the LOC125243963 gene encoding apolipoprotein A-IV-like isoform X2, with protein MKALVILALAVFTGCQANLSNEEKPNPHLDHLIHAFWNYIAQAVQTTDEPSQMISTSQLGQEVNARLTQSADMASEYAVTLKKQMDPLAEELMTKITKEAEVLRERLSQDLITVRDQLEPYADNLKSQIQQRVEELRTAMAPYAESLDSETLKATLLQKSEELRGNLEQSVKELQAQLEPYTAEIKEKVDQHLQEFQKTVSPLAEDLQTQIRERAQMVQQSLTPYAEDLKEKLDPYAQDLKDQLTSLYESFIKRN; from the exons ATGAAGGCTCTTGTGATTCTTGCATTGGCTGTTTTTACAG GTTGCCAAGCCAACTTATCTAATGAAGAGAAGCCAAATCCACATCTGGATCACTTAATACATGCATTCTGGAACTATATTGCCCAAGCAGTACAAACTACTGATGAACCTTCACAGATGATAAGTACATCTCAGCTGGGACAGGAAGTCAA TGCTAGACTGACCCAGAGTGCCGACATGGCCAGCGAATATGCCGTCACCCTCAAGAAACAGATGGATCCTCTGGCTGAAGAGCTGATGACCAAAATCACCAAAGAAGCTGAAGTGTTGAGGGAGCGTTTGAGCCAGGACCTGATCACTGTGAGAGACCAGCTGGAGCCCTATGCTGACAACCTCAAGAGCCAGATCCAGCAGAGAGTGGAGGAGCTCAGGACGGCCATGGCTCCATATGCAGAATCCCTGGATTCTGAGACCCTGAAGGCCACTCTGCTCCAGAAGAGTGAGGAGCTGAGAGGAAACCTGGAGCAGAGCGTGAAGGAGCTGCAGGCTCAGCTGGAGCCCTACACTGCTGAAATCAAGGAGAAGGTTGACCAGCATCTGCAGGAGTTCCAGAAGACCGTGAGCCCTCTGGCTGAGGATCTTCAGACCCAGATTAGAGAGAGAGCCCAGATGGTCCAGCAGAGTCTCACACCCTACGCTGAAGACCTGAAGGAAAAGCTGGACCCCTACGCACAGGACCTGAAGGACCAGCTCACCTCCCTGTACGAATCCTTCATTAAGAGAAATTAG
- the LOC125243950 gene encoding apolipoprotein A-I-like has protein sequence MKVLVVLALAVFTGCQANLFYADEPKPQLEQLTDAFWSYVSKATQTAEETVKMIRSSQLGQEVNARLTQSADMASEYAVTLKKQMDPLAEELMTKITKEAEVLRERLGQDLITVRDQLEPYADNLKSQIQQRVEELRTAMAPYAESLDSETLKATLLQKSEELRGNLEQSVKELQAQLEPYSAEIKEKVDQHLQEFQKTVSPLAEDLQTQIRERAQMVQQSLTPYGEDLKEKLDPYAQDLKNQLTSLYESFIKRN, from the exons ATGAAGGTTCTTGTGGTGCTTGCACTTGCTGTATTTACAG GTTGCCAGGCCAACCTATTCTACGCTGATGAGCCCAAGCCACAGCTGGAGCAGCTGACTGATGCATTCTGGAGCTATGTTTCCAAGGCAACACAAACCGCAGAGGAAACCGTCAAGATGATCAGGTCTTCCCAACTGGGACAGGAAGTCAA TGCTAGACTGACCCAGAGTGCCGACATGGCCAGCGAATATGCCGTCACTCTCAAGAAACAGATGGATCCTCTGGCTGAAGAGCTGATGACCAAAATCACCAAGGAAGCTGAAGTGTTGAGGGAGCGTTTGGGCCAGGACCTGATCACTGTGAGAGACCAGCTGGAGCCCTATGCTGACAACCTCAAGAGCCAGATCCAGCAGAGAGTGGAGGAGCTCAGGACGGCCATGGCTCCATATGCAGAATCCCTGGATTCTGAGACCCTGAAGGCCACTCTGCTCCAGAAGAGTGAGGAACTGAGAGGAAACCTGGAGCAGAGCGTGAAGGAGCTGCAGGCTCAGCTGGAGCCCTACAGTGCTGAAATCAAGGAGAAGGTTGACCAGCATCTGCAGGAGTTCCAGAAGACCGTGAGCCCTCTGGCTGAGGATCTTCAGACCCAGATTAGAGAGAGAGCCCAGATGGTCCAGCAGAGTCTCACACCTTATGGCGAAGACCTGAAGGAAAAGCTGGACCCCTACGCACAGGACCTGAAGAACCAGCTCACCTCCCTGTACGAATCCTTCATCAAGAGAAATTAG
- the LOC125243921 gene encoding apolipoprotein A-I-like, producing the protein MKVLVVLALALFTGCQANLFNADEPKPQLEQLTDAFWSYVSKATQTAEETVKMIRSSQLGEEVNARLTQSADMASEYAVTLKKQMDPLAEELMTKITKEAEVLRERLGQDLITVRDQLEPYADNLKSQIQQRVEELRTAMAPYAESLDSEILKATLLQKSEELRGNLEQSVKELQAQLEPYTAEIKEKVDQRLQEFQKTVSPLAEDLQTQIRERAQMVQQSLTPYTEDLKEKLDPYAQDLKDQLTSLYESFIKRN; encoded by the exons ATGAAGGTTCTTGTGGTGCTTGCACTTGCTCTATTTACAG GTTGCCAGGCCAACCTATTCAATGCTGATGAGCCCAAACCACAGCTGGAGCAGCTGACCGATGCATTCTGGAGCTATGTTTCCAAGGCAACACAAACCGCAGAGGAAACCGTCAAGATGATCAGGTCTTCCCAACTGGGAGAGGAAGTCAA TGCTAGACTGACCCAGAGTGCCGACATGGCCAGCGAATATGCCGTCACTCTCAAGAAACAGATGGATCCTCTGGCTGAAGAGCTGATGACCAAAATCACCAAGGAAGCTGAAGTGTTGAGGGAGCGTTTGGGCCAGGACCTGATCACTGTGAGAGACCAGCTGGAGCCCTATGCTGACAACCTCAAGAGCCAGATCCAGCAGAGAGTGGAGGAGCTCAGGACGGCTATGGCTCCATATGCAGAATCCCTGGATTCTGAGATCCTGAAGGCCACTCTGCTCCAGAAGAGTGAGGAGCTGAGAGGAAACCTGGAGCAGAGTGTGAAGGAGCTGCAGGCTCAGCTGGAGCCCTACACTGCTGAAATCAAGGAGAAGGTTGACCAGCGTCTGCAGGAGTTCCAGAAGACCGTGAGCCCTCTGGCTGAGGATCTTCAGACCCAGATTAGAGAGAGAGCCCAGATGGTCCAGCAGAGTCTCACACCCTACACTGAAGACCTGAAGGAAAAGCTGGACCCCTACGCACAGGACCTGAAGGACCAGCTCACCTCCCTGTACGAATCCTTCATCAAGAGAAATTAG
- the LOC125243920 gene encoding apolipoprotein A-I-like has product MKVLVVLALAVFTGCQANLFNADEPKPQLEQLTDAFWSYVSKATQTAEETVKMIRSSQLGQEVNARLTQSADMASEYAVTLKKQMDPLAEELMTKITKETEVLRERLSQDLITVRDQLEPYADNLKSQIQQRVEELRTAMAPYAESLDSETLKATLLQKSEELRGNLEQSVKELQAQLEPYTAEIKEKVDQHLQEFQKTVSPLAEDLQTQIRERAQMVQQSLTPYAEDLKEKLDPYAQDLKDQLTSLYESFIKRN; this is encoded by the exons ATGAAGGTTCTTGTGGTGCTTGCACTTGCTGTATTTACAG GTTGCCAGGCCAACCTTTTCAATGCTGATGAGCCCAAGCCACAGCTGGAGCAGCTGACTGATGCATTCTGGAGCTATGTTTCCAAGGCAACACAAACTGCAGAGGAAACCGTCAAGATGATCAGGTCTTCCCAACTGGGACAGGAAGTCAA TGCTAGACTGACCCAGAGTGCCGACATGGCCAGCGAATATGCCGTCACTCTCAAGAAACAGATGGATCCTTTGGCTGAAGAGCTGATGACCAAAATCACCAAGGAAACTGAAGTGTTGAGGGAGCGTTTGAGCCAGGACCTGATCACTGTGAGAGACCAGCTGGAGCCCTATGCTGACAACCTCAAGAGCCAGATCCAGCAGAGAGTGGAGGAGCTCAGGACGGCCATGGCTCCATATGCAGAATCCCTGGATTCTGAGACCCTGAAGGCCACTCTGCTCCAGAAGAGTGAGGAGCTGAGAGGAAACCTGGAGCAGAGCGTGAAGGAGCTGCAGGCTCAGCTGGAGCCCTACACTGCTGAAATCAAGGAGAAGGTTGACCAGCATCTGCAGGAGTTCCAGAAGACCGTGAGCCCTCTGGCTGAAGATCTTCAGACCCAGATTAGAGAGAGAGCCCAGATGGTCCAGCAGAGTCTCACACCCTACGCTGAAGACCTAAAGGAAAAGCTGGACCCCTACGCACAGGACCTGAAGGACCAGCTCACCTCCCTGTACGAATCCTTCATCAAGAGAAATTAG